CTTCGAATTATACTTTAGTTCATAATATTTTAATCCTGATGCTGTTTAATCTCTgccttcttttctcttttttttccacaaTTCTCGCAGGTTCTTTAACAGATTTGGAAATAGGTGTCACCAAGAGAATACCCGTAGAAAAATGCTTAGTTAAGGCAATGCCAGGTGATAAAATCGAAGTTCATTATACCGGTTCTTTATTAGAATCAGGAACTGTGTTTGATTCAAGTTATTCAAGAGGATCTCCAATCGCGTTTGAACTTGGCGTTGGGAGAGTCATTAAAGGTTGGGATCAAGGTGTTGCCGGAATGTGCATTGgcgaaaaaagaaagctgCAAATCCCAAGTTCTTTGGCTTACGGAGAAAGTGGCGTTCCAGGCGTCATCCCTCCAGGTGCTGATTTAGTGTTTGATGTTGAATTAGTGAATGTGAAATCCACCATTAACTAATGCGTTATCTGGGTACGTATTTGTAGTAGATACATTCAGTATGAAtgtgaatatttttctttatagTAAAGAACAGCctaaaaaagag
The Saccharomyces mikatae IFO 1815 strain IFO1815 genome assembly, chromosome: 4 genome window above contains:
- the FPR2 gene encoding peptidylprolyl isomerase family protein FPR2 (similar to Saccharomyces cerevisiae FPR2 (YDR519W); ancestral locus Anc_1.28), whose product is MLFNLCLLFSFFSTILAGSLTDLEIGVTKRIPVEKCLVKAMPGDKIEVHYTGSLLESGTVFDSSYSRGSPIAFELGVGRVIKGWDQGVAGMCIGEKRKLQIPSSLAYGESGVPGVIPPGADLVFDVELVNVKSTIN